A single Veillonellales bacterium DNA region contains:
- a CDS encoding hydrogenase small subunit — translation MEKNEFLQLCRDNSLAGNHKLSSRILPVVREYLLDHSNNKLLVIWLETSDSGDNNIAFMNATYPYLNQVFTDMIDLIYSNTFMAAQGSDALLLLEDTVNHFRGRFTLVVEGAVPTKDRGIYNVIARTKNGPITALEVVTRLGEAAQYVIAIGTCASFGGASSAAPNVTGSVGVSQVLEREVINVSGCPVNPDWFVGTLAHLLMYGKPELDEYNRPKLFYGFTVHRHCQRRSYFDKKDFAKKLGDIECMFSQGCSGPRTSSDCPYRQWINHVSWPVKVNTPCIGCTNRDFPDGSAPFFTPLPQKSKSEGTGHSEQTKPKKGGDT, via the coding sequence ATGGAGAAAAACGAATTTTTACAATTATGCCGTGATAATTCTCTGGCTGGTAACCATAAATTATCATCAAGAATCTTGCCTGTAGTACGCGAATATCTGCTAGATCACTCTAACAATAAGCTTCTGGTAATATGGTTAGAAACGAGTGATAGCGGCGACAACAATATTGCTTTCATGAATGCAACGTATCCATATTTAAACCAGGTGTTTACAGATATGATTGATCTTATCTACAGCAATACCTTCATGGCTGCCCAAGGAAGTGACGCGCTGCTGCTGCTGGAAGATACCGTCAATCACTTTCGCGGGAGATTTACGCTAGTTGTTGAAGGAGCCGTACCAACAAAAGACAGAGGAATCTATAATGTAATCGCCCGGACAAAGAATGGTCCGATAACCGCATTAGAGGTAGTAACCCGGCTTGGTGAAGCTGCTCAATACGTGATTGCTATCGGAACTTGCGCAAGTTTTGGCGGTGCCTCTTCCGCTGCACCAAACGTAACCGGCTCCGTTGGGGTTAGCCAAGTGCTGGAGCGGGAAGTCATTAATGTAAGTGGTTGCCCGGTAAATCCCGATTGGTTCGTAGGAACATTAGCCCACCTGCTGATGTATGGAAAGCCGGAGCTGGATGAGTACAACCGTCCTAAGCTCTTTTACGGATTTACCGTTCATCGGCATTGCCAGCGTCGCTCCTACTTCGATAAAAAAGACTTCGCTAAGAAACTGGGCGATATTGAATGTATGTTTTCCCAAGGATGCTCCGGCCCCCGTACCAGCTCTGACTGCCCATACAGGCAGTGGATTAATCATGTCAGTTGGCCAGTTAAGGTGAATACCCCTTGTATCGGTTGTACCAATCGCGACTTTCCTGACGGGTCTGCTCCCTTTTTCACTCCTTTACCCCAGAAAAGCAAATCCGAAGGAACTGGTCACTCAGAACAGACAAAACCGAAAAAGGGGGGAGATACATGA